A genomic segment from Tuwongella immobilis encodes:
- a CDS encoding 2-isopropylmalate synthase, producing the protein MSVPSDPNRLIIFDTTLRDGEQSPGCSMNLQEKLEMAHALKALGVDVIEAGFPIASPGDFISVQAIAREVHGPVIAGLARCNPADIDRAGEALRDAERSRIHVFLATSAIHREFKLKMTPAEIVTRAVEGIKRAKQYTDDIEFSPEDAARTELDFLAEVCERAVEAGATTLNIPDTVGYAVPEHYARIIRHLKTHVRGVEKVVLSVHCHNDLGLAVANSLAALQEGARQVECTINGIGERAGNCALEEIVMALRTRQDYFGLTTGINTRLLFPTSRKLTHVTGMQVQRNKAIVGQNAFAHEAGIHQDGMLKERSTYEIMKPEDVGITKTELVLGKHSGRHALRSKVIELGYHLDDSQLQQVFDAFKGLADRKKHIYDADIEALVESQLHAGTGTAPLWTLEAFTCNAGTGTLPSAAVALWHQNGNIIRDSATGDGPVDALFKTIERITGIDVELLDYRIRSVTVGEDAQGEATVEVSYQGRKLSARAVSTDIIEASALAFLETINRILLRKVNDRLKPTDDVPQELVPNTETTAGTTPTPTA; encoded by the coding sequence ATGAGCGTTCCCAGTGATCCCAACCGGCTGATCATTTTCGATACCACGCTGCGCGACGGCGAACAAAGCCCCGGCTGCAGCATGAACCTCCAAGAAAAGCTGGAAATGGCTCATGCGCTCAAGGCGCTCGGTGTCGATGTCATCGAGGCGGGTTTCCCGATTGCCTCACCCGGCGACTTTATCTCCGTGCAAGCGATTGCCCGCGAAGTGCATGGCCCGGTGATCGCGGGTTTGGCCCGCTGCAACCCGGCGGATATCGACCGCGCCGGCGAAGCACTCCGCGACGCGGAACGCTCCCGAATTCACGTCTTCTTGGCAACCAGCGCCATCCACCGCGAATTCAAGCTGAAAATGACCCCCGCGGAAATCGTCACCCGCGCCGTGGAAGGCATCAAACGCGCCAAGCAGTACACCGACGATATCGAATTTTCCCCCGAAGACGCCGCCCGAACCGAATTGGACTTCCTGGCCGAAGTCTGCGAGCGAGCCGTCGAAGCCGGTGCCACCACGTTGAATATCCCCGACACGGTCGGCTACGCGGTGCCCGAACACTACGCACGCATCATTCGCCACCTGAAAACGCATGTTCGCGGGGTGGAAAAAGTCGTGCTGAGCGTCCACTGCCACAACGACTTGGGCTTGGCCGTCGCCAACTCCCTGGCCGCGCTCCAAGAAGGCGCCCGCCAGGTGGAATGTACCATCAACGGCATCGGCGAACGCGCGGGCAATTGTGCCCTGGAAGAAATCGTCATGGCCCTGCGCACCCGGCAGGATTACTTCGGCCTGACGACCGGCATCAACACCCGACTGCTGTTCCCCACCAGCCGCAAGCTCACCCACGTCACCGGCATGCAGGTGCAGCGCAACAAGGCCATCGTGGGGCAAAACGCCTTCGCACACGAGGCGGGCATCCACCAAGACGGTATGCTCAAGGAACGCAGCACCTACGAAATCATGAAGCCGGAAGATGTCGGCATCACCAAGACCGAACTGGTGCTGGGCAAGCATTCCGGTCGCCATGCCTTGCGATCCAAGGTCATCGAATTGGGTTACCATCTCGATGATTCGCAATTGCAGCAAGTCTTTGATGCCTTCAAAGGCTTGGCCGACCGCAAGAAGCATATCTACGATGCGGACATTGAAGCCCTCGTGGAATCGCAATTGCACGCCGGCACCGGCACCGCTCCGCTGTGGACGCTGGAAGCCTTCACCTGCAACGCGGGCACCGGCACCCTGCCCTCTGCCGCCGTCGCGCTGTGGCACCAAAACGGCAACATCATCCGCGATTCCGCCACCGGCGATGGCCCAGTCGATGCCCTGTTCAAGACCATCGAACGCATCACCGGCATCGACGTGGAATTGCTCGATTACCGCATCCGCAGCGTCACCGTGGGCGAAGATGCGCAAGGCGAAGCCACCGTGGAAGTCTCCTACCAAGGCCGCAAACTGTCCGCCCGCGCCGTCAGCACGGACATTATCGAAGCCTCCGCGTTGGCCTTCCTGGAGACGATCAATCGCATTCTGTTACGCAAAGTCAACGACCGACTGAAGCCCACCGACGATGTCCCGCAAGAGTTGGTGCCCAACACGGAAACCACCGCCGGCACCACTCCCACGCCAACCGCGTGA